Genomic segment of Nocardioides plantarum:
GCGCGCGGCCTCGACGTACTCCTCGACGACCGCACGGGGGATGTCGTGGCTGTAGGTGCCGTCCGGGCCCGGTGAGCGGTCGGCGACGGTGACGATGAGCTCGTAGACCAGCTGCACCGTGCCGAGCGCCCGGAACGGCCGGGCCGCCTTCTGCAGCCGCCGGTGCATGGCCTCGGGACCGTCCTCCCCCAGCACCCCGAGCGAGCCGGTGCTGCCGGTGCCGTAGTAGGCGACGAGCACGCGCCCCTTGCCGAAGACGTGGCCGTCAGCCGCGTGGGTGCGCGGCACCTCCGGCTCCTGCGTGGCACCGCTCGATGTCGGCCCCGCGCTCGGCTCCGCGCTCGGCTCCGAGGTCGCCGAGGTCGACGGGGGGCTGCCGGCGCTGCCCGGCTCGCCGGCCGGGGCCGCCTCGCGGGCGCGCCCAGCCGGCTCGTCGTCCCCGACGAGGCGCACGAGCCCGACCACGACGAGCAGCAGGACGAGCGCGGCGAGCGCAAGGGTCAGGCCCCGCGGGCGCGGGGCGCGGACGGTGGCCGTCACGAGGTCAGGAGGTGACGGCGCCGTGCGCCGCGGAGGTGACCGTGCGGGCGTACTTGCCGAGGACGCCGCGGGTGTACTTCGGCGGCAGCGGCTCCCACCCGACGCGGCGGGCCTCGAGGTCGTCGGGGCCGGCGAACTCCACCTCGAGGGTCTTGTTGAGCACGTCGAGGGTGATCGGGTCGCCGTCACGCACGAAGGCGATCGGGCCGCCGTCGGCGGCCTCGGGGGCGACGTGGCCGACGCACAGGCCGGTGGTGCCGCCGGAGAACCGGCCGTCGGTGAGCAGCAGCACGTCCTTGCCGAGGCCGGCGCCCTTGATGGCACCGGTGATCGCGAGCATCTCGCGCATGCCCGGACCGCCCTTGGGGCCCTCGTAGCGGATGACCACGACGTCGCCGGCGACGATCTTGCCCTCGGTGAGGGCGTCCATCGCGGCCCGCTCGCCGTCGAAGACCCGGGCGGTGCCGGAGAAGACCGACTCGTCGAACCCGGCCGACTTCACGACCGCGCCCTCGGGGGCCAGCGAGCCCTTGAGGATGGTCAGGCCGCCGCTGGCGTGGATCGGTCGGTCGAGGGAGCGCAGCACGTCGTCGTCGAGCGGCGGCGGGGCGAGGGCCTCGAGGTTCTCGGCCATCGTGCGGCCGGTCACGGTGAGGCAGTCGCCGTTCATCAGGCCCGCGTCGAGCAGGGCCTTCATCACCACGGGGATGCCGCCGATCTTGTCGACGTCGTTCATGACGTAGCGGCCGAAGGGCTTGAGGTCGGCCAGGTGGGGCACCTTGTCGCCGACCCGGTTGAAGTCGTCGAGGGTCAGGTCGACCTCGGCCTCGCGGGCCATCGCCAGCAGGTGGAGCACGGCGTTGGTGGAGCCACCGAGGGCCATCACGACGGTGATGGCGTTCTCGAACGCCGGCTTGGTCATGATCTGGCGGGCGGTGATGCCCTGACGGAGCAGGTTGACCACGGCCTCGCCGGAGCGGTGGGCGAACCCGTCGCGCCGGCGGTCGACGGCCGGCGGGGCTGCGCTGCCCGGCAGCGACATGCCGATCGCCTCGGCGACGGCGGCCATCGTGTTGGCGGTGTACATGCCGCCGCAGGCGCCCTCGCCCGGACAGATCGCGCGCTCGATGCGGTCGACCTCGTCGCGGGTGATCTTGCCCGCCAGGCACGCACCAACGGCCTCGAAGGCGTCGATGATGGTGACGTCCTTGCCGTCGACGCTGCCGGGCATCGTCGAGCCGGCGTAGAGGAACACCGAGCTCAGGTCGAGGCGGGCGGCGGCCATCATCATGCCGGGCAGTGACTTGTCGCAGCCGGCGAGCAGCACCGAGCCGTCGAGCCGCTCGGCCATCATCACGGTCTCGACGGAGTCGGCGATGACCTCGCGCGAGACCAGCGAGAAGTGCATCCCCTCGTGGCCCATCGAGATGCCGTCGGACACCGAGATCGTGCCGAACTCGAGCGGGTAGCCACCGGCCGCGTGCACGCCGTTCTTGACGGCCTTGGCGAGCCGGTCGAGGGACAGGTTGCAGGGGGTGATCTCGTTCCACGACGACGCCACCCCGATCTGCGGCTTGACCCAGTCGTCGTCGCCCATGCCGACGGCCCGGAGCATGCCGCGCGCCGCGGCCTTCTCGAGCCCGTCGGTGACGTCGCGGGAGCGGGGCTTGATGTCGGGCTGGTCACTCATGGTTCGAGGATAGGTCCGAGCAGTCGCCGGCCACCGCCGGTCCCAGACGTTGGGGACACCTGGCCCTCCGCGCGCCCCCTCGGGCACGAGACCGTCCACGCGTGCGGGCCGGTGGGACATGCCGGCGGGGGCTCACGGTGACCCGTCGCCCGTTGCGGACGGGTCAGCGCGGATTCCGCGGTGACCCGTCGCCCGTTGCGGACGGGTCAGCGCGGGCGGGCTGGGGGCTAGGGCGTGTCTCTCGATCAGGGGTGGATGCCAGCGACGTCCAGGTCGTGCGATGACGGTGTCCGCAGGTGCGACGGCATACTCGCCGTATTTCGAGCAGCTGCGGTGCCGTCAGCGTGCGGCCTGGGCGGCGTCTGGCGCCGCCCAGGATCGAGAGACACGCCCTAGGCCTCGGCGGCGGCCTTCAGCTGGGCCAGTCCGCGCTCGAAGTCCTTGCCGACGAGCCGGTCCATCGTCACGACCTTGCCCAGGACGCCCATCACGCCGGTCTGCTCCCCGGACATCGCCCAGGTGACGTCGGTGCCGGTGCCGTTGGAGGCGAGCAGGAAGGAGACCTCGCTGGTGGAGCGGAACGGCTTGACGAACACGATCATCAGGTCGACGCGCTCGGGCGTGGAGCCGGTGATCTCCATCGACCCGCGACCGGCCTTGCGGTTGCCCGACCACGCGTAGTGGGCGCCGACACCGGAGTCGGCGCCGCTGTAGACGCGCTCCAGCGCGGGGTCGACGCCCTCCCAGGGCGACCAGGCGGGCCATTCGTGAAGATCGTTGACGAGGCGGTGCACCAGCGCCGGGTCGGCGGCGATGGAGGCGGACCGGCTCACGCGGTAGTTCCCCATCCGGGCATCGTGACACATTCGTGACCTTCGGTGGAGGGCAGCGGGGACGTCGCTACGGTGACCCGGTGCCACGCCCCTCCCCGATCGTCCTGGTGCTGATCGGGATCGCGTCGGTCCAGCTCGGCGCAGGGGTTGCCAAGTCGCTGTTCGACGAGGTGTCGCCCTCCGCGTTGGTCTTCCTGCGGCTGGCGACCAGCTCGCTGGTCCTGCTGGTCTGGGCGCGACCGCGGCTGCGCGGCCGCTCCCGCACCGACCTGCTGGTCCTGCTGGGGTTCGGGGCGAGCCTGGGCCTGATGAACCTGGCGATCTACGAGTCCTTCTCGCGGATCCCGCTGGGCATCGCGGTCACCCTCGAGTTCGTCGGTCCGCTGACGCTCGCGGTCGTCGGCTCGCGGCGCGCCCGCGACCTGGCCTGGGTGGGGCTCGCCGCCGTCGGGGTCGCCCTGCTGGGAGCCGAGCGGGCCGACCTCGACCTGCTGGGGTTGCTGTTCGCGCTGCTCGCGGGGGCGTGCTGGGCGGCGTACATCCTGCTGTCGGGCGCAACCGGGCGTCGCTTCGCGGGGATCGAGGGGCTGGCCCTGGCCAGTGTCGTGGCGATGCTGCTCGTGTCGCCGTTCCTGCTCCTCGACGGTGCCACCGACGGCATGCTCGACAGCCGGGTGCTGCTGCTCGGCGCGGCCGTGGGCGTGCTGTCGTCGGTGGTGCCCTACACCTGCGAGCTGGTGGCGCTGCGCACGCTGCGCCCGGCCACGTTCGGGATCCTGATGTCGCTCGAGCCGGCCGCGGCCGCGCTGGCCGGCATCCTGGTGCTGAGCGAGACCTTGAGCGGGCTGCAGTGGCTGGCCATCGCGTGTGTCGTCGCGGCCAGCATCGGCGCGACGCGGCAGGGTGTCGTCACCGATCCGGTGCCGGACTGAGCCCGCTCGGGCTCGAATACATGAACGCGTTCACCTGGTCGTCACGCGCAGGTGATGACCGGGTGTGCCCCGCGGCGTACGGTCTGACCATGGTCGACTCGCGTCTCGTGGCACGCCCCCTGCGGGGTCTCGCGCGGCGCGTCCAGGACTGGTCGGTCGCCTCGCAGCAGCAGGCCCGTCGCAACGCGATGGTGGCCACCACCGCGTGCGCCCAGCGGCGCATCGAGCGCCAGGACGTCGACGACTACCTCGACGCCCGGGCCGTCCCGACTGTTCCGGCCATCCCGGCCGCTCCCGAGGAGCCCACCCGCCCGACCGCCGGTCGCGCGTCCCACGCCTGAGGGCCCGGGCGGCCGCCGTACGGCAGAATCGGCGCATGCCGACCTCCGCCGCGCGCGCCGTCGCCACCCGCTCGCCGGCCTTCCGCGACATCCTGTCCGATGACGGGACCCACCTACGGGCGTGGACCAACGACCCCGACGGCCGCATCGACGGTCCGACGGTCGTGCTCTGCAACGGCCTCGGCACCAACGCCTGGTGCTGGCCGGCGCTGCTCTCGCCCGACTGCGGCGTGCGGATCGTGTCGTGGAACCACCGTGGCGTCGGCGGGTCGGAGCGGCCGGTCGACCCGAGCCACGTCGAGATCGAGCACTTCGTCCAGGACGGCCTGTCGGTCATGGACCACTTCGGCATCGACCGGGCCGTGCTGATGGGCTGGTCGATGGGGGTCAACACGATGTTCGAGCTCGCCGTGCGCCAGCCCGAGCGGGTGGCCGGCCTGTTCGCGGTCGCGGGCGTGCCGGGCGACACCTTCGCGACCATGCTCGGCCCGCTGCACGTGCCGCACGCCGTCGCCCGGGCGATCACCGTCAACCTGTCGCGGGCGATGACGGTGGCCGGCAGGGCGCTCAGCCCGGTCGCCCGCCGGCTGCCGATCGGGTCGCGGACGATCGCGGTGCTCTCCCACTCCGGGTTCATGCTGCCGGTGCGCGACCCCGCGCTGGCGGCCGTCGGGGTCAAGGAGTTCCTCACGACCCCCCTCGACTGGTACTTCCACCTCGCGCTCAGCACGTCACGGCATGCCCGGGTCTCCCTGTCGTCGATCTCCGTGCCGGCCGTGTTCGTCGCCGCGACGTACGACGTGCTCGCCGGCGCCCGCGACATGGCCACGGCCGCGGCGCGGATGAGCGACGCCGAGTACGTCGAGCTGCGCGGCTCGCACTTCCTGCCGATGGAGAAGCCCGAGGTCGTTCACCGGTTGCTGCTCGAGTT
This window contains:
- the ilvD gene encoding dihydroxy-acid dehydratase, with translation MSDQPDIKPRSRDVTDGLEKAAARGMLRAVGMGDDDWVKPQIGVASSWNEITPCNLSLDRLAKAVKNGVHAAGGYPLEFGTISVSDGISMGHEGMHFSLVSREVIADSVETVMMAERLDGSVLLAGCDKSLPGMMMAAARLDLSSVFLYAGSTMPGSVDGKDVTIIDAFEAVGACLAGKITRDEVDRIERAICPGEGACGGMYTANTMAAVAEAIGMSLPGSAAPPAVDRRRDGFAHRSGEAVVNLLRQGITARQIMTKPAFENAITVVMALGGSTNAVLHLLAMAREAEVDLTLDDFNRVGDKVPHLADLKPFGRYVMNDVDKIGGIPVVMKALLDAGLMNGDCLTVTGRTMAENLEALAPPPLDDDVLRSLDRPIHASGGLTILKGSLAPEGAVVKSAGFDESVFSGTARVFDGERAAMDALTEGKIVAGDVVVIRYEGPKGGPGMREMLAITGAIKGAGLGKDVLLLTDGRFSGGTTGLCVGHVAPEAADGGPIAFVRDGDPITLDVLNKTLEVEFAGPDDLEARRVGWEPLPPKYTRGVLGKYARTVTSAAHGAVTS
- a CDS encoding SRPBCC family protein; the encoded protein is MGNYRVSRSASIAADPALVHRLVNDLHEWPAWSPWEGVDPALERVYSGADSGVGAHYAWSGNRKAGRGSMEITGSTPERVDLMIVFVKPFRSTSEVSFLLASNGTGTDVTWAMSGEQTGVMGVLGKVVTMDRLVGKDFERGLAQLKAAAEA
- a CDS encoding EamA family transporter — protein: MPRPSPIVLVLIGIASVQLGAGVAKSLFDEVSPSALVFLRLATSSLVLLVWARPRLRGRSRTDLLVLLGFGASLGLMNLAIYESFSRIPLGIAVTLEFVGPLTLAVVGSRRARDLAWVGLAAVGVALLGAERADLDLLGLLFALLAGACWAAYILLSGATGRRFAGIEGLALASVVAMLLVSPFLLLDGATDGMLDSRVLLLGAAVGVLSSVVPYTCELVALRTLRPATFGILMSLEPAAAALAGILVLSETLSGLQWLAIACVVAASIGATRQGVVTDPVPD
- a CDS encoding alpha/beta fold hydrolase, with product MPTSAARAVATRSPAFRDILSDDGTHLRAWTNDPDGRIDGPTVVLCNGLGTNAWCWPALLSPDCGVRIVSWNHRGVGGSERPVDPSHVEIEHFVQDGLSVMDHFGIDRAVLMGWSMGVNTMFELAVRQPERVAGLFAVAGVPGDTFATMLGPLHVPHAVARAITVNLSRAMTVAGRALSPVARRLPIGSRTIAVLSHSGFMLPVRDPALAAVGVKEFLTTPLDWYFHLALSTSRHARVSLSSISVPAVFVAATYDVLAGARDMATAAARMSDAEYVELRGSHFLPMEKPEVVHRLLLEFLDRVG